One Osmerus mordax isolate fOsmMor3 chromosome 16, fOsmMor3.pri, whole genome shotgun sequence genomic window carries:
- the sntg1 gene encoding gamma-1-syntrophin — translation MDFKTSNEETKTGIYLLQDGNEEPFNIRLHLAKDILTIQEQDVICVSGEPFYSCERTVTIRRQTIGGFGLSIKGGAEHKIPVVISKISKEQKAELSGLLFIGDGILQINGINVRSYRHEEVVQVLRNAGEEVTLTVSFLKKTPAFLKLPLCEDCTCVPSDQSSGTSSPLCDSGLHLNFHPNNTDSLSCSSWPTSPGLRWEKRWVDLRLIPLLHSRLSQHIPGSDVCRKNAFQVIAVDGVCSGVIQCPTAEDCLDWLQAIATNISALTKHNVKKINRNFPVNHQIIYMGWVDEKEQDSVQDRMYSPQFLALRGCSLFKFSAPPVTTWDWTRAEKPFTVYEIMCKVLKDNDLLDKRKHCFSVQTESGEDMFFSVELESELLTWEKAFQMATFLEVERIQCKTYTCIMESHLMGLTIDFSMGFVCFDAASKAVLWRYKFSQLKGSSDDGKSKIKFLFQNPDSKAIEAKELEFSNLFAVLHCIHAFFAAKVACLDPMFVESHGTATTAGEPTLTSISNNTQTSKMKYST, via the exons ATGGATTTCAAGACTTCAAATGAAGAG ACAAAGACTGGGATTTATTTGCTGCAAGATGGTAACGAGGAGCCCTTCAATATTCGACTGCACTTGGCAAAAGACATTCTGACCATCCAAGAGCAAGATGtcatctgtgtgtctggagaACCATTTTATTCTTGT GAGAGAACTGTGACCATCAGAAGACAGACTATCGGAGGTTTTGGCTTGAGTATTAAG GGTGGCGCGGAACACAAAATCCCAGTTGTGATATCCAAAATATCCAAAGAGCAAAAAG CTGAACTCTCCGGGCTGCTCTTCATTGGAGACGGCATCCTGCAG ATAAATGGAATTAATGTTAGAAGCTATCGCCATGAGGAAGTG GTGCAAGTTTTGAGAAATGCCGGAGAGGAAGTGACCCTGACAGTCTCCTTCCTGAAGAAGACACCAGCTTTTTTGAAGCTGCCGCTCTGTGAAGATTGCACAT GTGTCCCCAGCGATCAGAGCAGTGGAACATCTTCTCCTCTGTGTGACAGCGGCCTGCACTTAAACTTCCACCCCAATAACACG gactctctgtcctgctcgTCTTGGCCCACTTCCCCAGGGTTACGCTGGGAGAAGAGATGGGTGGATCTGCGCCTTATACCTCTGCTCCACTCCCGCCTGTCACAGCACATCCCTGGCTCAGATGTCTGCAg AAAGAATGCATTTCAAGTCATAGCCGTGGATGGGGTTTGCAGTGGGGTCATTCAATGCCCCACGGCTGAAGACTGTCTGGACTGGCTTCAAGCAATAGCAACAAACATATCGGCTCTCACCAAGCACAAT GTAAAGAAGATTAACCGAAACTTTCCAGTTAATCATCAG ATTATCTACATGGGCTGGGTGGATGAGAAGGAGCAGGACTCCGTTCAAGACCGAATGTACTCACCACAGTTCCTCGCCTTGAGGGGTTGCTCACTTTTCAAGTTCTCTGCGCCCCCT GTGACAACATGGGACTGGACCAGAGCAGAGAAACCCTTCACCGTCTATGAGATCATGTGCAAAGTTCTGAAG GACAACGACCTTCTGGACAAGCGGAAACACTGCTTCAGCGTGCAGACGGAGAGTGGGGAGGACATGTTCTTCAGCGTGGAGCTGGAGAGCGAGCTGCTGACCTGGGAGAAGGCCTTTCAAATGGCCACCTTCCTGGAAGTGGAGAGAATCCAG TGTAAAACGTACACTTGCATCATGGAGAGCCACCTCATGGGACTGACCATAGACTTCAGcatggggtttgtttgtttcgaTGCTGCATCAAAG GCTGTGCTCTGGAGGTACAAGTTCTCTCAACTGAAAGGATCGTCCGATGATGGGAAGAGCAAGATCAAATTTCTGTTCCAAAATCCGGACTCTAAAGCTATTGAAGCTAAG GAGCTGGAATTCTCCAACCTCTTTGCAGTGCTGCACTGCATTCATGCGTTTTTCGCCGCCAAAGTCGCTTGCCTGGATCCAATGTTTGTGGAGAGTCACGGTACTGCGACTACTGCAGGGGAGCCCACTCTCACCAGTATCTCCaataacacacagacatcaaaAATGAAGTACTCCACCTGA
- the pcmtd1 gene encoding protein-L-isoaspartate O-methyltransferase domain-containing protein 1 yields MGGAVSAGEDNDDLIDNLKEAQYIRTDRVEQAFRAIDRGDYYLEGYRDSAYKDLAWKHGNIHLSAPCIYSEVMEALKLQQGLSFLNLGSGTGYLSTMVGLIIGPFGVNHGVELHKDVVEYAKEKLEDFIKSSDSFDKFEFCEPVFVVGNCLEISSDSHQYDRIYCGAGVQKDHENYMKILLKVGGILVMPIEDQLTQITRTGQCSWDSKNILAVSFAPLVQQNRADGDKPDSVELPPVIVRSLQDLSRIYIRRTLRHLTSEESFAKGLVQRVPQKRKRRRCRRRRINTYVFVGNQLIPQPAESEEDERIEEEHREDEEEEEEKDTEVLKPEEPQVNVLRDKINALPLPESLKAYVLYYREK; encoded by the exons ATGGGAGGTGCCGTGAGCGCCGGGGAGGATAACGACGACCTCATCGACAACCTGAAGGAGGCCCAGTACATCCGCACAGACCGAGTGGAGCAAGCCTTCCGGGCCATAGACCGCGGTGACTACTACCTGGAGGGCTACCGGGACAGTGCCTACAAGGACCTGGCCTGGAAACATGGCAACATCCATCTGTCCGCGCCCTGCATATACTCTGAGGTGATGGAGGCTCTGAAGCTCCAGCAGGGGCTGTCCTTCCTCAACTTGGGCAGTGGAACAGGCTACCTGAGCACAATGGTGGGCCTCATCATAG GGCCGTTTGGCGTGAACCATGGGGTTGAACTCCACAAGGATGTGGTTGAATATGCCAAGGAGAAACTGGAGGACTTCATAAAGAGTAGTGACAGCTTTGATAA GTTTGAGTTCTGTGAACCCGTCTTTGTGGTGGGGAACTGTTTAGAGATCTCATCGGACAGTCACCAGTACGATCGCATCTACTGCGGGGCCGGGGTACAGAAGGATCATGAGAACTACATGAAGATCCTGCTCAAAGTGGGTGGCATTCTTGTAATGCCGATTGAGGATCAG CTGACCCAGATAACCAGGACTGGCCAATGCTCCTGGGACAGCAAGAACATCTTGGCTGTGTCTTTTGCCCCTCTGGTCCAACAGAACAGAGCTGATGGTGACAAGCCTGATTCTGTGGAACTGC CTCCTGTGATTGTCAGGAGCCTCCAGGACCTGTCTCGCATCTACATCCGTCGCACCCTGCGTCACCTGACCAGCGAGGAGAGCTTCGCCAAGGGCCTGGTGCAAAGAGTACCGCAGAAACGTAAGCGGCGGCGTTGCCGGCGGCGACGCATCAACACCTACGTGTTTGTGGGCAACCAGCTGATCCCCCAGCCTGCTGAGagcgaggaggacgagaggatcGAAGAGGAGCAccgggaggacgaggaggaggaggaggagaaagacactGAGGTCTTGAAGCCAGAGGAGCCCCAAGTCAACGTGCTGAGAGACAAGATCAATGCTTTACCACTTCCTGAGTCCCTCAAGGCCTATGTGTTATACTACAGAGAGAAATGA